Genomic segment of Paenalkalicoccus suaedae:
ATGTCAGCGAGCTTAAAAGCGACTCCCTGCATCTGTCCGATGGCTTTACCAAACTGCTTGCGCTCTTTTGCGTAGGCCGTTGCGGCGTCTAACGCTGCCTCCGCAATGCCGAGAGACTGCGCCGCGATACCAATGCGTCCTGCATCTAAGTTTGCCATCGCGATTTTAAAGCCCTCTCCCTCAACTCCCAGAAGATTTTCTTTCGGCACGAGGCAGTCTTCGAAGGCAAGTGGCGTTGTGCTGGAGCCGTGTGAACCCATTTTTTTCTCAGACGGAAGAATGCTAAGTCCCGGCGTATCCCGCTCGACGATAAAGGCGCTAATCCCTTTGCTACCAGTTGCTTCTCGGTCTGTTCGGGCGAAAACGATGAACGTATCTGCGGCACCACCGTTTGTGATATACAGCTTGGATCCGTTTATCACATAGTGATCCCCATCGAGCACTGCGCTCGTTTTTAAAGCCGAAGCATCACTCCCGGAGCCGGGCTCCGTTAAGGCGAATGCACCGAGGTACTCCCCAGATGCAAGCTTTGGAATAAAGCGCTTTTTTTGCTCTTCTGTACCGAAGTCAAGAATCGGGTACGTGCCGACCGACGTGTGGACGGATAAAATAACGCCTACTGCTGCACTCACTCGCGACAGCTCGTGGATTGCTAGTACGTAAGAGGTAACGTCCATTTCGGAACCGCCGTAGGCTTCCGGAATTGGGATCCCCATTAAACCGAGCTCGCCCATTTCTTTGACGATTTCTGTGGGAAACTCGTCGTGCTCCTCCATCCTTTCAACGGCTTTTGCAACCTTCTCTTCTGCAAACTGACGCACCATTTTGCGCATCATTTCCTGCTCTTCTGTAAAGCGTAAATTCATGCTGTTCACCCTCTATTCGCTGTAATCGTAGAAGCCCTTCCCTGTTTTCTTACCAAGCCATCCGGCTTTGACGTACTTACGTAAGAGTGGGCATGGACGGTATTTGTCGTC
This window contains:
- a CDS encoding acyl-CoA dehydrogenase, encoding MNLRFTEEQEMMRKMVRQFAEEKVAKAVERMEEHDEFPTEIVKEMGELGLMGIPIPEAYGGSEMDVTSYVLAIHELSRVSAAVGVILSVHTSVGTYPILDFGTEEQKKRFIPKLASGEYLGAFALTEPGSGSDASALKTSAVLDGDHYVINGSKLYITNGGAADTFIVFARTDREATGSKGISAFIVERDTPGLSILPSEKKMGSHGSSTTPLAFEDCLVPKENLLGVEGEGFKIAMANLDAGRIGIAAQSLGIAEAALDAATAYAKERKQFGKAIGQMQGVAFKLADMATKVEAAKLLTYQAADLRQRGLPSGKQASMAKMFASDTAMEVAIEALQVFGGYGYTKDYPVERFFRDAKVTQIYEGTNEIQKIVISNHLVK